In the genome of Gammaproteobacteria bacterium, the window AAGGATGATTTGGAGCTGTGGTTGGAGATACTGATGGGTTAACTCCATCTTTAGCAGACCTTTATTGGGTTTTACTTATTTGGTGCCTGATGACAGCTTCGCTATCACTGGGTCTTGTTATCGATCGCATTGGTTTGAGGAGCCCCATAATAAGGAATAGGCGTATTTACATCCCAATGGCGTCGACCGTTCAACTGGTCCCGCCAACAATCGCTTCAGGGTGGCGTTTGTGAGCGAGTGCTCCTATTTCCGCGACGCGTGTCCCCGGCACGCCGACCAAAAACAACGCTTCTCGATACAACAACGCATCGTGGAATTCGCTCAATTCTGTATCCGGGGCGTGCGCCCAGTACGCTCCTATCACAAACGTTGTGATCACCGTAGCGAGTGTGATGACTGTCAATATGGGCGCAACTGTAGTGAGGCCAAACAATAAGCCGGCCAAAGCGATAACAAACACCGCTAGGTTCGCGCGCCAAAACCAGTGTTCCAGGCGGTGGACAGTATCTCGCGGTTGCCGGTTCGTTGCGGATGGCAGATCGCCAAGGTCAACGGTATCTTTGGCTACTGTGTGCATATGTTGTTTGTCAATGTCAACGGCCAACAGGTCGTCGACCCAACTCTGCGCGTGTACCGCATCGGGCACGACAATATACAGGCTTCGTTTCACAATCGCCTCCTAGAATCACCAATGAATGCTCATATCATTTCGCTACATATAGGACTTGGCTTCCTCGCCAGGATTAGGCAGTCCGGCCACGCGCCATGCTTCCTTGGCGTCATGAAAGAGGTCGGTTACGCAATGCCGCTCCAACCCGTTGGCTAGGCAGACGTGTCGCATGACCGGCAGTGTGCCATGGTTCAGGTGATGCTCTCGCAGGTAATAGATCACATACCAATGGTCATTGGTGAGATTGGGTAATCCATCGAGTTGCGCGATCGACGCAGCCAGTTTCGGGTTCCAAACCGTCGGATTCAGCAGGAAGCCGTCTTCGTCGAAATGCGCGATCGATGCAACCAGCTTCGGGTTCCAAGGCGTAGGATTCAACAGGAAGCCGTCTTCGTCAAATGATGAGTTGTGAGTGTCTAATTGTTGAAGAACCATCAAAGTCACCTCGCCTTATAACTGTGAAAGATTGAATATGGATGCCAACATTCTGAATATCTCTTTTTGCGCGTGCGTCCAGATCTTCAGGGCTACCTGATGGGTGTGACGTCGAGCGAGAGGTGGACGGCGCAGCCAGCGCAGTGGTCGCAGACGGTGTGCCGGTGACGGTTGGCGCATTCATCAGCGGTCAGGCTTTGGTCGGCCAAGAACTGTCGCGGTAAGGCTCGATTATTCAGCAGATCGCTAACCCTGGATAACACAATCACTAGTGGGAGAAAGCAAACAAACCGAGCTGCTTATTCCGGTCTTCTGCTTCATCGCTCTCCGGAGACCATTAAATCCCGCCGACTAATTCGGCATGCAGGCCACCGTCCTTGATATGGCCCAACAAAGTACCAGAATGGACAGCTCGCGAGTCGTAATCTACAACCAGCAGGTGAGGGGTTCTCTCATGAACGCAGGAGCTGACTACGCCGGTAACCTCTGACAGAACGACCTCCATTTCGCAAAGCTGATTAGAGGACAGCAATTCATCTATATGGACTATCACGTTGGCGTTGTAGGTGGTCATATTACTTTTTCCCTTAGGGTTGATCGTTACGCAAAACCGTTGTCGTTAAACTTCAGATAGTCTCTTGGAGCAGATCGCCGTGTACTGACCGGGCGTCAATACAAAAGCTCTTTATTAGAAAGAAAACTTACGAGCTGCACTGTAGCCCCGCATGTGCCGTGGCGAGAATCGGTCAAATGCTGAGTTTTGATAGCCAAAATGCTGAATTTGGACAGCGATATGCGGGGAGGCGATAGCCCGGATCGGTCGGCTGTCGAAATTTTGCGTGTGAATTGTCTGCGTCCACTTCTGAGAAAGCCCGCCACTATTGGGCTCGCACAGTTGGTCCTCAGATCGGCGGTTAACTCAAACCTTCAGCGCTGGCCACCGGGGGATCCGACGGGTTAAAAATCCAGCGTGGTCAGCCCTTGCTGGATGGCGTATTTGGTGAGCCCGGCAATGTTTTGAATGCCGAGTTTTTCCATGATGTGTTCGCGGTGGGTGGCAATGGTCTTCGCGCTCAGGCTGAGGCGCTCTCCAATCTCTTTGGTGCTATGGCCTTCCGCTAGCAACTGCAGCACCGCGCGTTCTTTGTCGGTTAGTATCGAGAATGCCGAGGGAATGGCGTCACTGCTACGTGCCTTGAAATGATTCGCTACCACCTGGCCGATACCGGGACTGAGGTAAACCTGGCCCGACATCACGAC includes:
- a CDS encoding TusE/DsrC/DsvC family sulfur relay protein; its protein translation is MVLQQLDTHNSSFDEDGFLLNPTPWNPKLVASIAHFDEDGFLLNPTVWNPKLAASIAQLDGLPNLTNDHWYVIYYLREHHLNHGTLPVMRHVCLANGLERHCVTDLFHDAKEAWRVAGLPNPGEEAKSYM
- a CDS encoding heavy-metal-associated domain-containing protein codes for the protein MTTYNANVIVHIDELLSSNQLCEMEVVLSEVTGVVSSCVHERTPHLLVVDYDSRAVHSGTLLGHIKDGGLHAELVGGI